Proteins found in one Brachyspira murdochii DSM 12563 genomic segment:
- the tmk gene encoding dTMP kinase — MNGKLIVIEGIDGSGKSTHGMLLTNELNNIGIKSIYTFEPTHAYFGSKLRESMLSKDLKPEEELSLFIADRKEHVQNMIKPAINDGYAVILDRYMYSSIAYQGAKGIDREYIYNLHKDFIIEPDLVFIFHLPIETALNRIMEKRGFVDRFENKNYLKKVDEIFSSFNAANIHHINADKDEEALKNELMQIIRDSKILPLDSLQ, encoded by the coding sequence ATGAATGGGAAATTAATAGTAATAGAAGGCATAGACGGTTCTGGAAAATCTACTCATGGAATGCTTCTTACAAATGAATTAAATAATATCGGTATTAAATCTATATATACTTTTGAGCCTACTCATGCATATTTCGGCTCTAAACTTAGAGAGAGTATGCTTTCTAAAGATTTAAAACCCGAAGAAGAATTATCCCTATTTATAGCTGACCGAAAAGAACATGTACAGAATATGATAAAGCCTGCAATCAATGACGGTTATGCTGTAATTTTGGATAGGTATATGTATTCTTCAATAGCATATCAAGGGGCAAAAGGTATTGACAGAGAATATATTTATAATCTGCATAAAGATTTTATAATAGAACCTGACTTGGTATTTATCTTTCATCTGCCTATAGAAACCGCTTTAAATAGAATTATGGAAAAAAGAGGTTTTGTCGATAGATTTGAAAATAAAAACTATCTTAAGAAAGTTGATGAAATATTTTCTTCTTTTAATGCCGCAAATATACATCATATAAATGCAGATAAAGATGAAGAAGCTCTAAAAAATGAACTTATGCAAATTATAAGAGATTCTAAAATACTTCCTCTAGATTCTCTTCAATAA
- a CDS encoding single-stranded DNA-binding protein, protein MSGNTNIVIVEGRLTKDPTYMKTKTGRSLCKFSIANNKYYYSNGNLQKEVYYFDLVAWGYNADKAAVNLFKGKHVLVNGELRQNIYTSKDGSKKNSFYILVSEINNLDKKSVGNIEYTKTANNQRLSDFIEENLEEVF, encoded by the coding sequence ATGTCTGGAAATACTAATATAGTAATAGTAGAAGGAAGGTTAACTAAAGATCCAACATACATGAAAACAAAAACAGGAAGATCTTTATGCAAATTCAGTATCGCAAACAATAAATATTATTACAGCAATGGAAATCTTCAAAAGGAGGTGTATTATTTTGACTTAGTTGCTTGGGGATATAATGCAGATAAAGCAGCTGTAAATTTATTTAAAGGAAAACATGTACTAGTTAATGGAGAATTAAGACAAAATATATACACATCTAAAGACGGAAGCAAAAAAAACAGTTTTTATATATTGGTTTCAGAAATAAATAATCTTGATAAAAAATCAGTAGGAAACATTGAATATACAAAAACTGCCAACAATCAAAGATTATCCGATTTTATTGAAGAGAATCTAGAGGAAGTATTTTAG